The sequence CCTGCATTTACTGGGCGCCACCTTCTCTTCCCCGTCTCTGAAGTATAGGGACGCACCTCCTGTCTCTTGGCCTCACTAGAACCGGAGAGAGAACCAAGGGCGCCTGCCCTAGAGCGTGGGGGGAAGATGGTGAGGCGATTCCCCCGCCACAGGGGAAACTTGGAAGCGAGGCCTGGGAAGGGGGGACTGACCCCAGATCCTGCTGGAGAGCCGACGGGGAGGTTCCGGACACCTTGCCACCTGGGATAGGGGCCGGTGCTTTCCCAGTCCTACTCCTTTGCACTGACCTTCCCTGGTTGCTGGGCAGGGAGGTATGTGTCAGTTCCCAGCACGAGGGAAATTTTGTTCCATGACCTGGCCTCAGGGAAAGCGGAGGGGGCCCCCGCCAAGGCCACATTGGGACCCACCGAgccaccttcctccctctctccctgcagccctggctgaGGGGAGGGCCTGAGCTAGTCAAGCCGTGTCCTTCACTTCGTGGGGCTAGGCCTGCCCTCCACCCTGTCAGGCGCTCACACCCAGGAGGAGCCTTAACGCCTAAAATGGCACCCATCCTGCAGGCCCAGGGTCTCTGCCAAGGAGTTCCGTCCTCAGACAGTGAGCAGATATTTCAGCCTTCCTCCAGATGGCTGCCAGCTGGGTGTACCCCCAGCAGTTCATTCAGAGCCACACAGcacttctcttcctccccctctgccCTAGCCCCATTCTTTCCGCCAGGAACCTTCTGGACTCTGAGAAAAGAAGCGCCCTACCGTGCAATAGAAGGAAGGAGCATGTCATcacacctcccaccccagccctatcACCTAGCGTCCCTCCTGCTTtccctgtcccagccctgccactcccAGCCGCTTCCTGGGGAGGCTGAAAGGTCATCACAGACACCAGCACACACGGGCCAGTTCTCCCACCTGCTCTTCTCTGTCCCCTGCTTTCAGAGGCCTTGGTCACTCTGTTTATTACCTCTCATCTCTCCAGTGATGGGAGTTTGGCCTCCCAGCTTCCGGGGAGACTAGATAGCTGTCAGCAGGGTGTACCCCAAGCAGCTCATTCAGAGCCACACAGCACCTGTGGTGTGGAAGAGCAGGCATCGGGCCCTATTGCCAGCTCTGAGGTGAACACAGGCCAACCGAGTCCCCGTCTCGAGGCCACTCACAAAGGGAAGAACACAGCCCCATGGTGGGCTATTGCCTGGGGACCTGGAACAGTAGATTCAACTCTCCTGACGGATTCTGTCAGGGAGGGCTCCTCTGGGTGTTTCTCACAGAGGCCTGTGCTGATGCGCTGAGCACAGTGGGCAGGCATGTTTCCATCTAGAGGTGACACAAGGTCATGGGAAGTGCAGCCACCCACCCACTGTCACAGACCACCCGGTGTCCCCGCCTTCTGCAGCCTGACTCATCCTGTCGCCGTTGCCAGCACGGAGGGCCTCATGCTACAGGCTGGGGGAAAGAGGAGTGCATCCATAAAGGACAGTCTTCTGGGAGCTAACTACCCATTTAAAGAGCTGCTTCAAGTCATAAGCACGGAGCCCCCTGGAGAAAACCAGCAGATGAGAAGGAAATCTCTGCCATTTGCCTCGTGGTGTAGAAGAACACAGCCTTTTCCTCGGTCAGAGAGGAAAGAGTATGCCTGGGCTCAGTGAATTTACAGATAAACCGAAGAGCAAGCCGGTGAGAGAGTAGCTGGCATGTTACTATTCACAGGGGTAAAGCTAGTTCCTGAAAACCTCCTGTGTCCCATGGAGGGACAGCTAAACCAGGCAGTAGTGAAAGGGGGCGCCACAACTAGGAGTGCTCAGGTTTTAAAATTAGGCTTTAGCCAAAATCAGAAACCAAAGAAATGGGGGAAGGGGGCATCAAGAAAATTAGATGAACGCTGGTTCCAAATGTAACCCCCAAGCATTGCTTTCTGAACATGCCCTGATTCGTGGAGAAGAATCTGGCATGTTCCAGGACTACCCTTGTGGCCTGGGTGGGCAGCATGAACATTTAAAGCTGATTTATATCTGCCCCCATGTCAGTAAGCCCTGAAGTGTCACATTCAATCTTGTTGGACTATTTTCAAGGCCGTCGTTACCAAGTTAAGCTCTAAAATTGTTTCATCCATAACGTAGATTTATTACTGGGAAACACTGTCCTCTGTAACTCAGTATCCCCTGAGATGACACTGTATCACGGCAGAGTTCAAGGACTGATgtccatttattttctaaaatcccAGAGACGGCCAAAAAAAGTACATGTTCCATATTCGTACTGTTTAATAAGGCAGGAAAGTggatactattatttttattcatgaacGGTAACTAAACCAAAAAAGTATTGGTGCTCAAAAGAGGAAGTTTCGGTTCTGGAGGTTTCCTTACGTGCAGCAGATATGAGTGCACTGGCGCTTCATCTCACGGCCTCAGCCTGGTCGCAGGCCGCCTTGTCCACGTCCTCGGGGGAGTACAGCGCCTCACCGGCGCCCTCTCCTTCGGCCTCGAGGCCTGTGGGACAACAGGCATGCTGTAGGACTTCTTACAGCAGCCCTGTCCCCAAACTGTCCACAAAGGAACAGCGGAAAGGGGAAATCTAAGTACATCACAGACGGTGAAGTTAGGGGTCAGGGTGGACGGAGCAGCAGAGAGAGGTCCTAATATGTGTGTTAGGGACTCGGAAAAAATGAGGAGAGCAAGTGACATTGGTTGAGCACTTGATGTGTGTCAGGCCCCAGGCTAAGAGCTTCACCGTGCTTTGTCTCCTTTCATCTTCACAAGAGCCCTCTGAGGAAGATGATTATTATGGGGCTATAATGGGCCtctcattatctccatttcacaaatgaggaaactgaggtccaaaaaGGGAAGTAACTTTCCCGAGGCTATTCAGCTAATAGatagtggagccaggattcaaacccaggatccTGTCTCCAGGGCCCAGAAGAAGTGCTGGGTACGTGGAAAGCACACTCTGCCCCTGACAACTGAGAAGGCACAACATACATGTCAGACAAAGGGGCAGAACACCACACCCCAACGAGGCTGTGCACTTACTCCCAGGTGTGGTCTAGGCTCAGACCCTTCTGGAATTGTTCCCTTTGTTCATTGTCACCTGAGGCCAAAAAGTCAGGCTCACGATCTCCCAACACTCTCCCCGATGCCCTCCGATGAGTGGTGCCCAGCCAGTTTGCTCTCCTTTCCCATAGTCATACCTACTTGTTTCCAGTCACCCCCCCCCCAAGAGGATGAAGATGTCACATGACCCTGGACACATAAGGAAACACGTCGTGGGCTCTCCCTGAGGGCAGGCCCCCAAAGGAAAGCTGGTCCTCGCAGTAACACACCAGAGTGAGAGTTCTTCCCACAGAGGATGGCTTTGGAGAACCATCGCCCGTACTTGGATGTTCAGACTTGGGTCTCTGGTCCACATAGAGCCACACTTCCCAGGATTTCTCAGCTCCCTAAACTCCATCACACTCCCAGCTTGTCCCTCAGTTGGCAGCAGGCAGCACCAGGATTAAACGAGGGCCAGCAGGGGTCAGCTCCCGCCCTTCCTTTCCTCGCCCTCAAACCACCTATTCTAGCTTGATTGGATTCAAATCTTGAAGAGACCATGACGAACATTTCAAACATTTAGGTAAACCGACTGGTTAAAACCCAAACATTTAGGCACACGGGGGTTATTACCGTTTCAGATCTGCAGGCAGACTTCTCCCAAGAATGCCCCCCCTCACATCCTTTGCTTTTCCCAGGATGTTCACCCCCGGCCCCTTCCACCTCACTTCAGGCTCAACCCAGAGACATGCAACACGGTGACAGGAGCAGCACGGGCCGTGTCTGGTTCTTCACTCGTGGAGTGGGGTGAGTCACGTGCACTCTGAGCCCCGTGGGTTTCTCACCCAGATGTGGAGGTGGGGATGACCCAGCATGCTTTTCCCAAAATGTGGGCTCTGAGGGATATGAGAGCCATTGCAGCGATGGGCAGAGGGCCCTTCTGTGAAGCTCTCTGCTTCTCGGTGACCCCACCAAGGGCTTGATGGGGCACGTGGAGCACAGAGAAAGTGAGGGAATAACATCTGGCCTCTGCCATGGAAGTGGGCTTCCAGAAAGTTACATTTTCCGGGTGGTTTCCACAGGAGAATGCAAAGTAACTTTGTAACAAGAGTTTGACTTCAAAGtaaaaatgcagccaaaaatgtaatgaaaaagcaaaactgttACTCTGAAAACACAATAGAGCAGGACTGCCGCTAAAGTTATGTAATGGGCCCTGTTTCCCCAGCAGGCCCTTATTAGACGGAGGACTTGGTTACCACATAGTTACTGTCAGTACCCGCCCCCCATCCCCACTGCAGATTTAATACAGACCAGATCTGCCTGGATGACTTACCCAGAGGGGCTTCCGGAATCTGGTCTGAAAACTTAAAACTGGGGAAGAGCAGTGTCAGTTCCCGGCGGGCATCTTCCGAGTCCCGGCTTCCATGGACTGCATTAAAGGGCATTTCTGTGCCATACTGAGCCCGGAGACTGGGAGCATGCAAAACGTACAAGAAACGATTGGctcatttgaaaagaaatgttttgCTCTCTGGCAACATGGCCACCAGCTACCAATCAGCAGCTGGCATTTCTGTGACATGGCTTTCTCTGCTGGAAACGCCAGGAACAGCAGCAAGGATGATAGTAGCCGCGGTGTTCTGGGCACGTTGCCAGTGCTTAACATACCTGATCTCATTTCATTTGTGCGGCAGCCCTGTGAGGGAGACTCTGTCATGATCCCCAGTTTAAATATGCATGAGTTATGGTGGGAGCCCAGGAGCTGCTAGTTTATTGCTGTTACTACGGGGGCTAGGCTAGCACCCTGCCGAGGGCTTGGTACAGGTTGGCATAGTTAATCCCCCAAGGTCCcctaagataataataatattgctaGGACTTCCCGTATGTCAAACAATGTtctaacttctctctctctctttctctttctgtctctcttcatcTGAGGCAGGTCCTATCCTATTATagttcccattttccagatgaggaaattaaggcagaGGGATTAAAGCATGGAtgacccagggtcacacagttagtaagaggaagaagagagattcTAAGGTCGGTGCTCTGAACCACAACACTGTACAGCCTCCCCCGACAGCTGCTCATATCCCCCTTTTATAGAcgagagaactgaggctcagaaaacttAAGATCTGAACCCTGGGCTGTCTTTCATCAGCCCAGGCTGCCTCATATAGGAATGTTCCCGGCCCCCTACAACTGTTATGTCACAGTAAAAACTGCAGTTACTTAGTCTCTTGCTAATTTCTTTCCTGTTGGTGAGGCCTCTCTCAGCTTCAAAGGCAAGACACAGTGGATTTGGCATTGGTGGTGCAGACCAAGGGAGCAGACCAAGGCAGCCTAGTGCTGTGTGCAGAACAGAGTGCTCAGACTCTCGTGGGCCTCAGGACACCTTGGGAAGGGAGTAGGGAATGGGGCTTGAGGAGGTGAGTCTACACCGCACATTCCTAGGCCTCACCCAGAGTCTCTGACTTGGTAGACCTGGGTGGGGCCCTGGAATCTGTATTTCCTGGGTGAGAGTTGCAGGTGGCTCTGGGACCACACGACGGGACCCTTTGGCTGCAGAGAGAAGAACAGTGAGGACCCAGCTGCAGCCTTCAGAAGAGGGAAAGAGGCAGCAAGGAGTCACCCAGTGAAGAGCTGGGGACTGGATCAGAGGGAGAGGATGTCAGGGTCTCCTCAAATACATAACAGGGAGGTCAGGGACTCCCCTAATGTATGACAAAGAGGGAGCTTCATGGCCATCGGAGAGCCTTCTGTGTTACCCACGGTTCTGGGCTGAACCTCGAGCAGGGCTCTCAGCTTCCTTGGATGCAGGTTCTGAGATGGATGCGAGGACCACAGCTGGTGACATCACCTGTCAGGCTGCTCCCTCCTTGCCACACCGGGGTCACAGGGTCCCATGAGGGTTTGCCAGGCGGTGACCACTTCCTCGGTGCCCTCAGTCCTGGTGAGGTTGAGGAGGTGGCTTGGTCCACTGCACATGTGATGTACCAGCTTCTTAAATGCCTCCTGGCACAGGGAGGGAAGACGGTGAGCCGGGGCAGGGGCCCCAGGGCCTGCAGAGGGCCTGCGGGCCCATCCCACACACAGGATGGGAGAGCGTCAGTGAACGGCCTTGCCACCGGCCTGCATGCCCGTGGAGGGCCCCGGGGAGGCGGGGGGCCTAACCACACCCAGATATAAGTTAAAGGCAGGAAGATGAGGCTTCGAGTTGACTCCCTTGGGGTTGAACATGAGATAATAAGTCAGGTGGGAGCATTTAGAAGACCACAAATATGGAAATCATGTGGGTGCTGGATAACCAGGGGATGCGGTTGAGACTGTGCAACCCTTCCCCCTTCTTCAAGTAGCAGTACTCAGGCTTCCTTTGGGGAGAAACCCTTCCCCATTTCACTTGGTCCTAGGCCAGCTGACAACCACAATGCCTATCCACCCCTCCACATACACACCCCCTCACCTGAGAGGTGGAGCCCAGGCTCGCTCACCGATACCCTCCCTCCCAAGTGGGTGAGTCACAAGCAGAAGCAGATGGAAAGTGGTTGGGTCTGAGTCCCCCAACAGCAGAACCCGAAGTGACTGTCCATGAGGTTTCGCTCCCAAGGGCCCTACCCCTGCCTTGGTTCTTCTTCTCCCCACACCTTCTTATGCAACTCCTTCAACTCTCTTCAGTTCTGGGAGTCATGGAGTGTCCCTCCGATAAATTCCTTATTTCATCCCTTAAGTTGGAGCCAGACTCTCATCCTTGCTGCCAAAGAATGTCTCCCTGATGCAGCCCGTAATTATGATTCGGAGACCAAGTTCACGGCTCACTTGCTGTTCATATTCTTGCTGTTCATAATACTCTACTTTCTCCCAAACTAATAGCAATCTATAAACACAGtgttggagaaagagaaagaaatgagagtGTTTTGGATAAGTGGAAGCAGAGAAGCTGACCTCTCCAGCTCTGTGTTGGTAGAAAAGTCACATTTCTGCTTCTCTCATGGCTCTCTCTTTATTTGTTAAAATGTCAAACCcagcttcctggatctgtaggatatatatatatatatatatatatatatatatatatatatatatatatatatatatatatattctaaaaggGTAAAGCAAGCCCAAATTCACATTTCAATGTGTTGAGAGTAAAAGATGACGGAAAAGGCAACATTAAAAGCAGTGGAGACCCTCGTCCTCCAATTCGACTTACAAATTGTAAGTTacttaaatggaattttaattaaaactacTTAGAAGCCTTCTTTCCCCCCAAAGACCCTGCTACACAATGCTCCACCCCTGTTTTTCCACCAGAGGAGACATGAGGGTAGTCTGTAAGGTAAGCGTTGTCTCTCTCACCTTCGTGATAATCTCATCCGTCTTCCCATGGACCACCGCATCTGGTTTAATGACTGCCAAGGTGCAGGCCTTCTCTGATGACACTGCAACAAGCTGGCAATGGTGCTGTCAGACGCTGGGCTCTCGGGAGCCCCTCCGCAGGGACGTGCAGCCCTGCATACAGCCCCCGGCTTCCCTCCCCTGGCCTCTTGGCTGTGCTTGTGCAGACCTAGACTCTAGTGGATGCAGGGGTCTGGCTCCAGACCCCAACCTTAGCCTGGCTGCAAGGGACAGAGACACATGCAAGGGACACGAACCTGGGAGGGAGggcgtggggagggaggagaggatgggagatgggggaggaggtCAAAGACAACTCAGgaacaaaaaccagaaacaaccaAAAGAGTCAGCTCTTGTCCCTTCCTGTCTGTCACCGTGTCGTGATCCTTGACCTCTAAGTGCTGCCGACCGTGTTCTCCTCTCGGTGTGCCTTTTTGCCTTTCCCGGCGTGTGGTCAGTAGTGGCTGCCCCAGGCCCTGAGTTGGCATGAATGGCCAGGGCCAGCACATTCTACCAAACTGCGCCTTCAGTCTCCTCTGTCTCTGTTCACACTCTCCTGAGAATTGGCCAGCTCATTGCTTGGAGCCCAGGCACC is a genomic window of Delphinus delphis chromosome 4, mDelDel1.2, whole genome shotgun sequence containing:
- the NME9 gene encoding LOW QUALITY PROTEIN: thioredoxin domain-containing protein 6 (The sequence of the model RefSeq protein was modified relative to this genomic sequence to represent the inferred CDS: substituted 1 base at 1 genomic stop codon), whose translation is MGSKKEMALQVNISTQELWEEMLSSKGLTVVDVYQGWCGPCKPVVSLFQKMRIEVGLDLLHFALAEADCLDVLKKYRGRCEPTFLFYAGGELVALVRGANAPLLQKTIREQLQAEKIVLAEGRERRMIEDEALSDEDECFSHEKEDGDDEDAVSSEKACTLAVIKPDAVVHGKTDEIITKIQEAGFDILTNKERAMREAEMXLFYQHRAGEEAFKKLVHHMCSGPSHLLNLTRTEGTEEVVTAWQTLMGPCDPGVARREQPDSLRAQYGTEMPFNAVHGSRDSEDARRELTLLFPSFKFSDQIPEAPLGLEAEGEGAGEALYSPEDVDKAACDQAEAVR